A region of Flocculibacter collagenilyticus DNA encodes the following proteins:
- the fliR gene encoding flagellar biosynthetic protein FliR encodes MFEYPLDVIMQWLADFLLPAIRISAMVMLMIGIGAKTIPMRIKSAFALMTAFVVAPVLPPSTFTNLFSFEMILVVMQEILIGSIIGFISTLMINTFVLAGQMLAMQTGLGFASIIDPLNGTSVPAVGQFYLILATLLFWIFDGHLTMIHMIVHSFKVFPIGQYVWDIQSFKDIANWGAWLFATALVLALAPITAIMVVNLAFGIMTRAAPQLNIFTIGFPVTMTSGLIIIWLTMDNFTMHFEGQWENAVQLMCDVIKC; translated from the coding sequence ATGTTTGAATACCCGTTAGACGTCATCATGCAGTGGTTAGCAGACTTCTTATTACCTGCCATTCGCATCAGTGCCATGGTAATGCTGATGATAGGGATTGGCGCAAAAACCATTCCAATGCGAATTAAGTCAGCATTCGCCTTAATGACCGCATTCGTGGTTGCACCTGTACTACCACCTTCAACTTTTACAAATTTATTCTCGTTTGAAATGATTTTAGTTGTCATGCAAGAGATTTTGATTGGTAGCATTATTGGCTTTATTTCTACTTTGATGATTAATACTTTTGTATTGGCAGGACAAATGCTTGCAATGCAAACAGGCTTGGGCTTTGCGAGCATTATTGATCCCTTAAATGGTACTTCCGTGCCTGCAGTTGGTCAGTTTTATCTTATTTTAGCAACGTTGTTATTTTGGATATTTGATGGGCACCTGACTATGATCCATATGATAGTGCACAGCTTTAAGGTGTTTCCAATTGGGCAATATGTTTGGGATATTCAATCGTTTAAGGATATCGCCAATTGGGGGGCATGGTTATTCGCCACAGCGTTAGTATTGGCGTTAGCGCCTATTACAGCCATTATGGTTGTTAATTTAGCATTTGGCATTATGACGCGTGCTGCCCCACAATTAAATATATTTACAATCGGTTTTCCGGTCACTATGACATCAGGTTTGATCATAATTTGGTTAACGATGGATAACTTTACCATGCACTTTGAAGGGCAATGGGAAAATGCAGTGCAACTAATGTGTGATGTAATTAAATGCTAA
- the fliP gene encoding flagellar type III secretion system pore protein FliP (The bacterial flagellar biogenesis protein FliP forms a type III secretion system (T3SS)-type pore required for flagellar assembly.) codes for MNKLYSVILIVLLSIGSFYSFAQTTKDQPLSTSANNQVPQSAPVNQAAQTSQTLQAAQTPQAKSIGIPALTVTTNADGTQNYSVTLQVLFIMTALSFIPAAVILMTSFTRIIVVLAILRQAIGLQQSPSNQVLIGMTLFLTIFIMTPVFNKIHDTAIQPYINEDLQALEAFEAAREPIKQFMLTQTRIKDIDTFAQIGGYENIDSPDQVPFMVLVPAFVTSELKTAFQIGFMFFIPFLIIDLVVASILMAMGMMMLSPMIVSLPFKLMMFVLVDGWSLVMGTLATSYGVGT; via the coding sequence ATGAATAAGCTTTATTCAGTAATCTTGATAGTTTTGTTATCAATTGGTTCATTTTATTCATTTGCACAAACAACAAAGGATCAACCTCTTTCTACATCGGCCAATAATCAGGTACCTCAGTCTGCGCCAGTTAATCAGGCGGCCCAAACATCTCAAACTTTGCAAGCGGCACAAACACCTCAGGCGAAGAGTATTGGTATACCAGCGTTAACGGTAACCACTAATGCTGACGGCACTCAAAACTATAGTGTAACCTTGCAAGTGCTATTTATTATGACAGCACTAAGCTTTATACCCGCCGCTGTTATATTAATGACGTCGTTTACGCGTATTATTGTGGTATTGGCAATATTGCGTCAAGCAATAGGTTTACAGCAAAGTCCATCTAACCAAGTGTTAATTGGAATGACGCTATTTTTAACGATTTTCATCATGACGCCCGTGTTCAATAAAATACACGATACTGCCATTCAGCCTTATATTAATGAGGATTTACAAGCTTTAGAGGCATTTGAAGCTGCCCGCGAGCCGATTAAGCAATTTATGCTCACGCAAACACGTATTAAAGATATCGATACTTTTGCGCAAATCGGTGGCTATGAAAATATCGACTCTCCTGATCAAGTGCCATTTATGGTGCTAGTACCTGCATTTGTAACAAGTGAGTTAAAAACAGCGTTTCAGATTGGCTTTATGTTTTTTATTCCGTTTCTTATTATTGACTTAGTTGTCGCATCCATTCTGATGGCAATGGGTATGATGATGTTATCGCCCATGATTGTTTCCTTACCATTTAAGCTCATGATGTTTGTACTTGTTGATGGTTGGAGCCTAGTGATGGGGACATTAGCAACCAGTTACGGAGTAGGTACTTAA
- the flhB gene encoding flagellar biosynthesis protein FlhB: MAEDSDQEKTEEPTSKKLSDAAKKGQIARSKELGTMTVLIVSAVALLIYGKGLALGLMEVMKRLFTLNRADAYDTTKMFSVWSDVASAIAGPFIGIFALILVASFIGNIILGGFNFSWEAMAPKLNKLSPMKGFKRMFGPQAAIELVKGILKFGVVATVAFFLLKAYFIDIIHLSIQSVPTNIFDAVELMAWIFLGLTVSLAIIAAVDAPFQKWNHAKQLRMTKQEVKDEYKNQEGDPQVKGRIRRTQREMAQRRMMQDVPEADVVVTNPTHYSVAIKYDTERAGAPIVIAKGIDNMALQIRKIAKGHDVPIIASPMLARSLYYTTEVNDQIPEQLFVAVAQVLAYVFQLKQFQTKKGTKPKPLSKNLPIPPEFSY, translated from the coding sequence ATGGCTGAAGATAGCGATCAAGAAAAAACAGAAGAACCCACGTCCAAAAAGCTCTCGGACGCCGCGAAAAAAGGTCAGATTGCGCGTTCAAAAGAGCTTGGCACCATGACGGTATTAATTGTAAGTGCGGTAGCGCTGCTAATTTACGGTAAAGGGCTAGCGTTAGGTTTAATGGAGGTCATGAAGCGCTTATTTACCTTAAATAGAGCGGATGCATACGACACCACAAAAATGTTCTCAGTGTGGAGTGATGTGGCAAGCGCCATCGCGGGGCCGTTTATTGGTATTTTTGCTCTGATTTTAGTTGCTTCATTTATTGGTAATATTATTTTAGGCGGCTTTAACTTTAGTTGGGAAGCAATGGCGCCTAAGTTAAATAAGCTATCACCAATGAAAGGCTTTAAGCGGATGTTTGGCCCTCAGGCGGCGATTGAGCTAGTAAAAGGGATTTTAAAGTTCGGGGTAGTAGCAACGGTTGCATTTTTCTTACTAAAAGCGTATTTCATCGATATTATTCATTTAAGCATTCAGTCAGTACCTACCAATATATTTGATGCTGTTGAGCTAATGGCTTGGATATTTTTAGGGCTTACCGTCAGCCTTGCCATTATTGCGGCAGTGGATGCGCCTTTTCAAAAGTGGAATCATGCCAAGCAATTACGCATGACCAAACAAGAAGTTAAAGACGAATATAAAAACCAAGAAGGTGATCCGCAAGTAAAAGGGCGGATTAGGCGTACGCAGCGTGAAATGGCACAGCGTAGGATGATGCAAGACGTACCTGAAGCGGACGTCGTGGTGACTAACCCTACGCATTACTCGGTGGCAATAAAATACGATACAGAGCGTGCAGGCGCACCTATTGTGATTGCCAAAGGAATCGATAACATGGCACTGCAAATTAGAAAAATTGCAAAAGGCCATGATGTGCCTATTATTGCGTCGCCAATGCTGGCGCGGTCACTTTATTACACCACAGAAGTGAATGATCAAATACCCGAGCAACTTTTCGTGGCAGTTGCTCAAGTGCTTGCTTACGTGTTCCAGTTAAAGCAATTCCAAACAAAGAAAGGAACCAAGCCTAAACCTCTAAGTAAAAACCTACCCATACCGCCAGAATTCAGTTACTAA
- the fliL gene encoding flagellar basal body-associated protein FliL, with protein sequence MAEEEKELEIEEGGGKSNKMMIIIIAAVVLIGGGVGAFMFLGGDDAPEEGAAEETLAEGEAKSNDGDAPSADIGDAIYVAMPRPFVFNVPGASRDRLVQIKVQMMMRGEENEEKIKSHIPLLEGTLLKTFSSTNADDLGTPEGKDALKAKALSDVQTTLIDVAGGKVIERVLFTGFVMQ encoded by the coding sequence ATGGCCGAAGAAGAAAAAGAATTAGAAATTGAAGAAGGCGGTGGAAAAAGCAATAAGATGATGATCATTATTATTGCTGCTGTAGTACTTATTGGTGGCGGTGTTGGCGCTTTCATGTTTCTTGGCGGCGATGACGCCCCTGAAGAGGGTGCTGCTGAAGAAACACTTGCTGAAGGTGAGGCAAAGTCTAATGATGGTGATGCACCATCAGCGGATATTGGTGACGCAATTTATGTTGCTATGCCTCGCCCATTTGTATTTAACGTGCCGGGTGCATCCCGAGATCGTTTAGTGCAAATAAAAGTACAAATGATGATGCGCGGCGAAGAAAATGAAGAAAAAATTAAAAGTCATATTCCACTATTAGAAGGTACGCTATTAAAAACGTTTAGTAGCACCAACGCAGATGATTTAGGTACACCAGAAGGAAAGGATGCATTAAAAGCAAAAGCACTTTCTGATGTGCAAACAACGCTTATCGACGTAGCAGGCGGAAAAGTAATAGAACGCGTGCTATTTACCGGCTTTGTAATGCAATAA
- the fliM gene encoding flagellar motor switch protein FliM translates to MAVSDLLSQDEIDALLHGVDEVEEEDGDDGEGGEGGGSALEYDFSSQDRIVRGRMPTLEIVNERFARHMRISLFNMMRRSSEVSINGVQMIKFGEYIHTLFVPTSLNMVRFRPLKGTGLITMEARLVFILVDNFFGGDGRYHAKIEGREFTPTERRIVQMLLKIIFEDYKEAWAPVMDVSFEYLDSEVNPAMANVVSPTEVVVISSFHIELDGGGGDFHIALPYSMLEPIRELLDAGVQSDKEDTDLRWSKAMRDEIMDVEVDVSTTFVEVDLSLQQLMDLEKGDIIPIEMPEFLTVYIEDLPTFRAKMGRSRDNVALKIVEKIKRPESVKSELNVFTKGGRRLDSDADIAILEEDLNLDNSGESTW, encoded by the coding sequence ATGGCAGTTAGCGATTTACTATCACAAGACGAAATTGATGCGCTACTCCATGGTGTCGATGAGGTTGAGGAAGAAGACGGCGACGACGGCGAAGGCGGCGAAGGTGGCGGCTCCGCATTAGAGTACGACTTCTCCTCACAAGATCGAATAGTGCGTGGGCGTATGCCTACGCTAGAAATAGTGAATGAACGTTTTGCAAGACATATGCGGATCAGTTTATTCAATATGATGCGTCGAAGTTCAGAAGTGTCGATTAACGGCGTGCAAATGATTAAATTTGGTGAGTATATACATACCTTGTTTGTACCAACCAGCTTGAATATGGTGCGTTTTAGACCTTTAAAAGGCACTGGCTTGATTACAATGGAAGCGCGGCTTGTCTTCATTTTGGTGGACAACTTTTTTGGTGGTGACGGTCGTTATCATGCAAAAATTGAAGGGCGTGAATTTACGCCAACGGAACGCCGAATCGTGCAAATGCTCCTTAAAATTATTTTTGAAGATTATAAAGAAGCATGGGCACCTGTGATGGACGTGTCTTTTGAATACTTAGATTCAGAAGTGAACCCTGCCATGGCGAACGTGGTGAGTCCAACAGAAGTGGTGGTTATTAGCTCATTTCATATAGAGTTAGATGGCGGTGGTGGCGACTTCCATATTGCGTTACCTTATTCCATGTTAGAGCCCATCAGAGAGCTACTCGATGCCGGTGTTCAAAGTGATAAAGAAGATACCGACTTGCGCTGGAGTAAAGCCATGCGCGATGAAATTATGGATGTAGAAGTAGATGTTTCAACGACTTTTGTTGAAGTTGATTTGTCTTTACAGCAATTAATGGATTTAGAAAAAGGCGATATTATTCCTATTGAGATGCCTGAGTTTTTGACGGTATATATTGAAGACTTACCTACGTTTAGAGCAAAAATGGGACGTTCAAGAGATAATGTTGCATTAAAGATTGTTGAAAAAATTAAGCGGCCTGAATCTGTTAAGTCTGAACTTAACGTATTCACGAAAGGCGGTAGGCGTTTAGATAGTGATGCAGATATCGCTATCTTGGAAGAAGATTTGAATTTAGATAATAGTGGCGAGAGTACCTGGTAA
- the fliO gene encoding flagellar biosynthetic protein FliO gives MNAVIFLLVSCCLFSPFLMAAEQAQGYTPDYLSAVLSLLLVLCVVVLLASIVKRFNLGMPAGQHMKVVTSLQLGPKERILVVEIQGKQHVLGATGQQINYLLSLDENITANVPQVDMANKFKKLLQQGNHE, from the coding sequence ATGAATGCAGTTATCTTCTTATTAGTATCTTGCTGCTTGTTTAGTCCATTTTTAATGGCTGCTGAACAAGCGCAGGGATATACGCCTGACTATTTATCGGCAGTTCTTTCCTTATTACTTGTCTTATGTGTTGTTGTATTGTTAGCCAGTATAGTTAAGCGCTTTAATCTAGGTATGCCTGCAGGTCAGCACATGAAGGTAGTTACCAGTTTACAATTAGGCCCTAAAGAGCGTATCTTAGTAGTTGAAATTCAAGGAAAACAGCATGTATTGGGTGCCACGGGGCAACAAATTAACTACTTGTTGAGCTTGGATGAAAATATAACAGCAAATGTCCCGCAAGTAGACATGGCAAATAAATTTAAAAAACTACTCCAGCAAGGAAATCATGAATAA
- the fliQ gene encoding flagellar biosynthesis protein FliQ → MSPEVFVDILRDALFIVILLVSAVIVPSLIVGLIVAVFQAATSINEQTLSFLPRLIVTLLALIYGAHWLVQTLIDFTLELVNRIPSTIA, encoded by the coding sequence ATGTCTCCTGAGGTATTTGTAGATATATTACGAGATGCATTGTTCATTGTTATTTTGCTTGTCTCTGCGGTTATCGTCCCTTCTTTAATCGTCGGTTTAATTGTGGCGGTATTTCAGGCTGCCACCTCAATTAACGAACAAACCTTAAGCTTTTTACCTCGTTTAATTGTGACTTTACTGGCCTTAATTTATGGTGCTCACTGGTTGGTACAAACCTTAATAGATTTTACCCTTGAGCTTGTAAACCGCATTCCTTCTACCATTGCTTGA
- the fliN gene encoding flagellar motor switch protein FliN, translated as MSDEDAMDEWAAALAESGDIEEGETVSDPNVPADAGALGADQVEATELEELTDDSAPITADEKKKLDTILDIPVTIAMEVGRSKISIRNLLQLNQGSVVELDRVAGEPLDVLVNGTLIAHGEVVVVNDKFGIRLTDVISQIERIKKLR; from the coding sequence ATGAGTGATGAAGATGCAATGGACGAATGGGCTGCGGCCCTAGCTGAGTCTGGTGATATTGAAGAAGGCGAAACAGTCTCGGATCCTAATGTACCTGCCGATGCTGGTGCGCTAGGCGCCGACCAAGTTGAAGCAACTGAGCTTGAAGAATTGACCGATGATTCAGCTCCAATAACAGCCGACGAAAAAAAGAAATTAGATACCATTTTAGATATCCCAGTCACTATTGCGATGGAGGTTGGGCGCAGCAAGATCAGTATTCGTAATTTACTACAGTTAAACCAAGGTTCAGTGGTTGAACTCGATCGCGTAGCAGGTGAGCCATTAGATGTGCTTGTTAATGGTACGCTGATTGCGCACGGTGAGGTAGTTGTGGTTAACGATAAATTTGGTATTCGATTAACTGACGTTATCAGCCAAATTGAACGTATTAAAAAATTACGATGA